The bacterium genome includes the window CCCGGAAGATTCAACAGGCTTTCCGGACTGCCCCGCCGAAGACTGCCTGAACATGCAGTCCCTCTGGTTTTATGGAATTTTTTATGGTGCCCTGGGACTGGGAATGGGATTGCGGCGCTTTCGCCGGTATGCCGCACCGATGATGCGCCTGACAGTCTTGGGGATTGATGCGCCGCTCTTTTTTATCAGCTTCTGGCTTTTAGACCTTGACCGGGTTTTCCGTTTCCTGCCCATCCCCATCATTGCGACCGCACTGGTTTTGCTGCCGCTATGGTTCTCACCGCGGATCGCCGAAAAACTCATTGCTGAAAAAAAGGGGCAAGGCAGTTTTATTCTCTCCGCCGCATTTTCCAATATCGGGACAACCGGGGGTGCATTTATCTGTTACCTGCTTTTTGGTCTGGAAGGCCTTGCCTTGGGCTACCTGTTTCTCCTGCCTTATCCCGTGCTGATCTTCACACTCGGTTTCAGCGTGGCCAAACACCATACCTGTGACTGCCGTTTATCCTGGCGTGATTATCTTGGCAATATTCTGGGAAATCTCATCGCCATTGTTCCCTTGCTGGCAATTGCCCTCGGACTAGTGTTAAATACACTGGGGTTGCGGCCGCCGACCGACATTGATGGGATCATTGATTTATTTGTCAAAGCCGGTCTGGGCATCATGTGTCTGGCAATCGGAATGACCTTAAATTTAAAACGCATTTTTACACCAGCCAAGGCAATTTGGTCTTTGGCCGGAATTAAATTTATTGCACTCCCTGCCATTGCCATCATGGCGGCGCTTTTAGCCTATGGTTCACTCACCACGCTG containing:
- a CDS encoding AEC family transporter, which encodes MQSLWFYGIFYGALGLGMGLRRFRRYAAPMMRLTVLGIDAPLFFISFWLLDLDRVFRFLPIPIIATALVLLPLWFSPRIAEKLIAEKKGQGSFILSAAFSNIGTTGGAFICYLLFGLEGLALGYLFLLPYPVLIFTLGFSVAKHHTCDCRLSWRDYLGNILGNLIAIVPLLAIALGLVLNTLGLRPPTDIDGIIDLFVKAGLGIMCLAIGMTLNLKRIFTPAKAIWSLAGIKFIALPAIAIMAALLAYGSLTTLPAKIIVIQSAMPPAIYAVITANIFNLDRDLVNALWFSTTLMLIPVAAGLFFIFH